The genomic stretch GGTACACAAACTTAACCTTTTGGAAAGTCTTAGCATCCAAGAAGTACTTCACAACCTGCGCCAATAAATGCGAAGCATGTCAGTTAAGAGAGATCTCAGGATATTAGCCTTCAAAATGAGGGATGCAAAGCATTTCTATAATTGCAACAGCATCCAGGATCTCATGCACAGATGGATGATGTACCTACCCAAAGATGAAACAAGAGCCAAgagcaatggaaaaagagacAGGCATGGCATGAGACAGCAGGCAAACTAAAGGATGGGACTAATATATATTGTTCCTTTTTCTGTTGGCCCCCGGACTAACATATAAGTTGAGTAGGGCCTCCTGGTGGTGCACTAAAACAGTAATGGCTGCTGTTGTATATCCATCAGGAATTGGAGCAACTAACGACTGACTCAGCAGCGTTTGATAAAATCTCGAATTCATATCAACACGGTTGTTGACTCTTGGCGCTAGAGAATCTAGCAGCACCTTTCAAAGGTGTATGCAGAAGCTCTCCAGAGTTTGATGTAAATTTGACAGAACTTGAATGTGATGCTTTTATGACACTACACTAATCATCTGGAAATAAAAAGCGGAGAAGAAATGGTAGTCTTGGATGTTAAACCTTCCAGAATGCTTCAAAAATGCGAGGAGGGTTGTATAGGAATGCTACAGCAAGCCTCTCAGGGTAATGGTTTTGCAGAATATTAATAGTCTCTCTTGCAGATTTGATGGGCACATTGGTACTCAAGGACCACCCTGTGAAGTCTATCAACCATGCCATCTGTTCCTGACCCTCCGGGAGATTAAAGATGGCATTTTCTATCAAATAGACTAGATGTCGCATCTGGTTGTCAAGCGATTGTGTATTCTGCGAGATTCATTGTCGAGTTAATAGGTATGAGCAAATAAAAGCTACAGAAATTAGTAAACAACGGGTTGGATAAGTACCTGCATTCCAGGTCTCAATATAAGAACACTCCTTCCATGACGATCGTGAAAACTTGCTCTGTATACTTTTCCAGTTTCACCTTCAATAGCAACTTCTTCCTGTTTTAGTAAGCATCACATTTTCAAATGGAAGCGTTATTCAGTGTCCCAATAGGTACTATTGCATGCGTAACACAACCTGCTCACTAGCCATATTGTCAACTAGAAGAGTCTAAATGATGATTTTGGAAACAGCATGAGTGCAAATATATATTGGGACACTTAGTGTCCATTGAACACAAATTCTCCCACACCTAATACATTATATTACTGTGTCACGGCAGTCTGAAAGAAGACATAAAAGAGTAAGTGCCACTCAACTATTCTCCAGTAAAACCAATCCTGCAGTCGCATTCGTTCACAAAATCAGCTCTCGTACTAGGAACTAAATCTACGAAATATATTTAATTACCAGGTCAACGCAATAGTTGGGGTAACCAGCATCAGGCTTATACTGAAGTTTAACAGGCAACAGCCATTGGCATAAATTATCTATCACAATACTTGTGCGGGCATTCATTCCCCGGGACATTTCAGCCATCTTACCCAGCTAATTTCCTCAGGCTTAAAAGCTGATCTCCATTTGAGCGTCTCGTCTAACATTTTCTTTGCTTTGTCTATGTTCCAGTTTCGAGCTTCCAAGTATCTCCTCAAGCATGCATCATCACAATACTTCAAACTTCGCCCAGAGAGCGGTCCCAT from Rhodamnia argentea isolate NSW1041297 chromosome 2, ASM2092103v1, whole genome shotgun sequence encodes the following:
- the LOC115751618 gene encoding CRAL-TRIO domain-containing protein C23B6.04c isoform X2, producing MFRRRSNSHHSEEDDSLQSESKVSELKTAMGPLSGRSLKYCDDACLRRYLEARNWNIDKAKKMLDETLKWRSAFKPEEISWEEVAIEGETGKVYRASFHDRHGRSVLILRPGMQNTQSLDNQMRHLVYLIENAIFNLPEGQEQMAWLIDFTGWSLSTNVPIKSARETINILQNHYPERLAVAFLYNPPRIFEAFWKVVKYFLDAKTFQKVKFVYPKNKDSVELMRSFFDEENLPTEFGGRAKLKYDHEEFSRLMAQDDIKAANSWGFDRQPEKVFHLGSKHYGAEVVPEPVGVAPSAS
- the LOC115751618 gene encoding CRAL-TRIO domain-containing protein C23B6.04c isoform X1, yielding MDLVILNFFTMFRRRSNSHHSEEDDSLQSESKVSELKTAMGPLSGRSLKYCDDACLRRYLEARNWNIDKAKKMLDETLKWRSAFKPEEISWEEVAIEGETGKVYRASFHDRHGRSVLILRPGMQNTQSLDNQMRHLVYLIENAIFNLPEGQEQMAWLIDFTGWSLSTNVPIKSARETINILQNHYPERLAVAFLYNPPRIFEAFWKVVKYFLDAKTFQKVKFVYPKNKDSVELMRSFFDEENLPTEFGGRAKLKYDHEEFSRLMAQDDIKAANSWGFDRQPEKVFHLGSKHYGAEVVPEPVGVAPSAS